In a single window of the Frondihabitans peucedani genome:
- a CDS encoding EsaB/YukD family protein gives MTDFTRLTIVGTLRRATIVVPSDESVGALIPRLMELLGEQVASVARPLTLVRLTGEQLDPTLSAAEQTVADGEILRLLRLDEAPPPPEVSDVTDAVSESLASRAGLWSAEHRTMLGAGGAGALILVASLQALQVPGLAVIPVALWAVSSLAGMGLGLARRRSVARVLLGVALGTTLPVALWLLWPVLGALLASPSSGASVTGDTFVTTKEQLIEWTWPVAVATTLLLAWISLLLVAGLGRRDRPAILGAGVGVAGSILSLALVSGFIAAGRPVAEAAAIVAVVAVVGVGLVPWYAMSASGLTGLDDQVMTGRLADREGVLTTVGGAYRTLTWTTFAVAGALSAALFGVALTGDPWILGLGAVVAVIGALRTRAFPLAAQAWPLWLGVLLPLLYGVVSRFAGEPALAAASLAGVAVVVVALVVAEPAAHQRASFRRFGNILETVSVIALIPLLLGSFGVFGELLGSFSS, from the coding sequence ATGACCGACTTCACGCGGCTGACCATCGTCGGCACCCTCCGCCGAGCCACCATCGTGGTCCCGAGCGACGAGTCCGTCGGCGCCCTGATCCCCCGCCTCATGGAGCTCCTCGGCGAGCAGGTGGCTTCGGTCGCCCGCCCGCTGACCCTGGTGCGACTCACCGGCGAGCAGCTCGACCCGACGCTGTCGGCGGCGGAGCAGACCGTGGCCGACGGCGAGATCCTGCGTCTGCTCCGTCTCGACGAGGCTCCGCCGCCGCCCGAGGTCAGCGACGTGACCGACGCCGTCAGCGAGTCGCTCGCCTCGAGGGCGGGGCTGTGGTCGGCGGAGCACCGCACGATGCTCGGGGCGGGCGGAGCGGGGGCGCTGATCCTGGTGGCCTCGCTCCAGGCCCTCCAGGTCCCGGGTCTCGCCGTGATCCCGGTCGCGCTGTGGGCCGTGTCGTCGCTCGCCGGCATGGGGCTCGGCCTCGCCCGCCGCCGCTCCGTGGCCCGCGTGCTGCTGGGCGTCGCGCTCGGGACGACGCTGCCCGTCGCGCTCTGGCTGCTCTGGCCGGTGCTCGGCGCCCTCCTGGCTTCGCCCTCCTCCGGTGCCTCCGTGACTGGTGACACCTTCGTCACCACGAAGGAGCAGCTCATCGAGTGGACCTGGCCCGTGGCGGTCGCGACGACCCTGCTCCTCGCGTGGATCTCGCTCCTGCTCGTGGCGGGCCTCGGGCGCCGCGATCGTCCGGCGATCCTCGGAGCGGGCGTCGGCGTGGCCGGGTCGATCCTGTCGCTGGCGCTCGTGTCGGGGTTCATCGCGGCCGGTCGGCCCGTCGCCGAGGCCGCGGCCATCGTCGCGGTCGTGGCCGTCGTCGGTGTGGGGCTGGTGCCCTGGTACGCCATGAGCGCGTCGGGTCTCACCGGCCTGGACGACCAGGTGATGACCGGGCGACTCGCCGACCGCGAGGGCGTGCTGACGACCGTGGGCGGTGCCTACCGCACGCTGACCTGGACCACCTTCGCCGTCGCGGGCGCCCTGTCGGCCGCGCTCTTCGGCGTCGCCCTCACAGGCGATCCGTGGATCCTCGGTCTGGGGGCGGTCGTGGCTGTCATCGGAGCGCTCCGTACGCGGGCGTTCCCGCTCGCGGCGCAGGCCTGGCCACTCTGGCTCGGGGTGCTGCTCCCCCTTCTCTACGGAGTCGTCTCGCGGTTCGCCGGCGAGCCCGCACTGGCAGCGGCCTCCCTCGCCGGCGTCGCGGTCGTCGTGGTCGCTCTCGTCGTCGCGGAGCCCGCCGCCCATCAACGCGCGTCGTTCCGGCGGTTCGGAAACATCCTCGAGACCGTCTCGGTGATCGCCCTGATCCCCCTCCTCCTGGGCAGCTTCGGCGTGTTCGGCGAGCTCCTCGGGTCGTTCAGCTCGTGA
- a CDS encoding FHA domain-containing protein, with the protein MSGALLGSLSCARCAQVLPSDDQFCTTCGARQLPSASGGALSQTGGLLAGVVQAAAPRRRLAVLIDAALAVLVAVGAASALVETGSRAAVVLAAVVGALAAVAVQLVILRSSGRTLGLRLLALRHVDNLTALPPTIPAAVVGALARWRPRSSLSADLRRGRDPLTPAHAPISLAEQHLATGGSPSTAERPRRGDAQDPAGQPVETGAAPRRRRHGARASAVGETSGPSFLSARLVFDSGDEVVLDRPLLVGRNPETDAAGTAVHALPDLSRSLSRTHALFDWRDGLLWVTDLNTTNGSAIVDADGGVRPLVPGLRTAASIGWRVELGERSLEILPGAQA; encoded by the coding sequence ATGAGCGGCGCATTGCTCGGCTCCCTCAGCTGCGCTCGCTGCGCGCAGGTCCTGCCGTCCGACGACCAGTTCTGCACCACGTGCGGCGCGCGCCAGCTCCCTTCTGCCAGCGGTGGCGCCCTGTCGCAGACCGGCGGCCTCCTGGCGGGGGTCGTGCAGGCGGCCGCGCCGAGACGACGCCTGGCCGTCCTCATCGATGCCGCTCTCGCCGTCCTGGTGGCGGTCGGTGCGGCCTCGGCCCTCGTCGAGACCGGGTCGCGCGCGGCCGTGGTGCTGGCCGCGGTCGTCGGGGCCCTCGCGGCAGTGGCCGTGCAACTCGTGATCCTGCGCTCCTCGGGCCGGACGCTCGGCCTGCGCCTCCTCGCTCTCCGACACGTCGACAACCTCACCGCCCTCCCTCCGACCATTCCGGCAGCGGTCGTCGGTGCTCTGGCGCGGTGGCGCCCCCGCTCGTCGCTGAGCGCCGACCTGCGACGCGGCCGAGACCCGCTCACCCCCGCTCACGCCCCGATCTCTCTCGCCGAGCAGCATCTGGCGACCGGCGGGTCTCCGAGCACGGCCGAGAGGCCCCGGCGGGGCGACGCGCAGGATCCCGCGGGTCAGCCGGTCGAGACCGGCGCGGCTCCCCGAAGGCGTCGCCACGGCGCTCGGGCCTCCGCCGTCGGCGAGACCTCCGGCCCCTCCTTCCTCTCCGCCCGCCTCGTGTTCGACTCCGGTGACGAGGTCGTCCTCGACAGGCCGCTCCTCGTGGGCCGGAATCCCGAGACGGATGCGGCGGGCACGGCAGTGCACGCGCTGCCCGACCTGTCGCGGAGCCTCTCCCGGACGCACGCGCTCTTCGACTGGCGTGACGGCCTGCTCTGGGTGACCGACCTGAACACGACCAACGGCAGCGCGATCGTCGACGCCGACGGCGGGGTGCGGCCGCTCGTCCCGGGCCTCCGGACGGCCGCCTCGATCGGGTGGCGCGTCGAGCTCGGCGAGCGCTCCCTCGAGATCCTGCCGGGGGCGCAGGCGTGA
- a CDS encoding pore-forming ESAT-6 family protein yields MSGNQADRRDYDVAASQTAQDNFNRVASQLEALIDQRDADVRAAMSDYQADGVSDEYQAKELRWKNAAAEVKQIIQTLRTSLASNDDTAQATLQKAKTAVDNIG; encoded by the coding sequence ATGTCAGGCAACCAGGCAGACCGCCGCGACTACGACGTCGCCGCTTCGCAGACCGCGCAAGACAACTTCAACCGCGTCGCCTCCCAGCTCGAGGCGCTCATCGACCAGCGCGACGCGGATGTCCGTGCCGCGATGAGCGACTACCAGGCCGACGGCGTCTCCGACGAGTACCAGGCGAAGGAGCTCCGCTGGAAGAACGCCGCCGCCGAGGTGAAGCAGATCATCCAGACGCTCCGCACGTCGCTCGCCAGCAACGACGACACCGCGCAGGCGACCCTGCAGAAGGCGAAGACCGCGGTCGACAACATCGGCTGA
- a CDS encoding DUF6507 family protein encodes MTWRVDPAGVKTVLANVQTESAPIFDALAKVDGEVEGAATAAQSQMIVGALGEFFSSIEKSVKLIGDRVPAACDGAAAATMAIVAGDEQMAATAERNAQASAVSGDFRVFGGAR; translated from the coding sequence ATGACCTGGAGAGTCGATCCCGCAGGGGTCAAGACGGTCTTGGCCAACGTCCAGACCGAGAGTGCACCGATCTTCGACGCCCTCGCGAAGGTCGATGGAGAGGTCGAGGGCGCTGCGACCGCCGCGCAGTCGCAGATGATCGTAGGAGCCCTCGGCGAGTTCTTCTCGTCGATCGAGAAGTCGGTGAAGCTGATCGGCGACAGGGTTCCGGCCGCCTGCGACGGCGCTGCTGCGGCGACGATGGCCATCGTCGCGGGCGACGAGCAGATGGCGGCGACGGCCGAGCGCAACGCGCAGGCGTCCGCCGTGTCGGGCGACTTCAGGGTCTTCGGGGGTGCGCGGTGA
- a CDS encoding DNA/RNA non-specific endonuclease yields the protein MSLIDPSRLPGDGLDADAVATHARALSGFATSIGDGGAATLRAWQALPTSYQSDGSEHLYDVMTPVGTASTDVGDGLAAVSRALAAYADTVRPIQADLVALKAEAAAFVKKVGDFKPHDVTTDDIWVKVSAGPMGFIDPPKTHIDSWDQDQGLVDTNNSLIRRGADLAEKWLEAQRTCANAILAAAGHSVAASSGQATPDQIMAQAEAMMPGAGDKDIQTPWGSTSSRKESCGEKAMGFPAHFVGGVFEGAFGMVKGVSSLLTGWDGTGVPWESELIAGWITGRSDLASDAWSRAGKGYAGAWLGMAHLGVSLVPGVDSALLTLGQTPLGGFLGKDVQQGLTDWAHDDQTALLDTVGGLVGLKLPDQWWDAESWDGFNIAQAWVDDPGGAAGSSAFNIASFFVPGAGEASAGAHAAEAAGSVTKVGDLLDAAGHAGAYTGDLAHGLDAAELASVADKVTLTDAAHGLGDLHLGSLDASVAHESAGLDAALAKLDTTSAADAAGAADAAGAVRGVSSGADLPGVLAHDAPLTGHDLIDGVFTNTEAPADIVPQAAHAESAGTSAADHAAVPEREFVSVGAASEHAVVGEHGAVGDHAVSPGDVTRGPSAELGRPGEAGGLNSGVSHADLGHGGASSAGEHAMHPGESAGDAASGFGRGESGGTHEGGAHGPAEGPALEPPPAQEPSEPAPAHEPPDDTPTAPAEPGHDTGSHEPPAHNPDYVEAAHRLAERTHTKVVELDSGTKSAWNSDLYHSAVQPETTYSIDGGRYLFQTDEHARVVHAEGHLDTIVDAADRVRHGGQQRIAGGEYRLSTDDGGHFFGTVFGGPGEGINLTAQLRGVNRGGFRALEQDWMKILAEPGGRVHVAIDAHYGSGLRPEGYMVNHRVPGDVEWTKDYFSNSPQP from the coding sequence GTGAGTCTGATCGACCCGTCAAGACTGCCGGGCGACGGTCTCGACGCCGATGCTGTCGCCACGCACGCCAGAGCCCTCTCGGGCTTCGCCACCTCCATCGGCGACGGCGGAGCAGCGACGCTCCGGGCCTGGCAGGCGCTGCCGACGTCCTATCAGTCCGACGGGTCCGAGCACCTGTACGACGTGATGACTCCCGTCGGCACCGCCTCGACCGATGTCGGCGACGGCTTGGCCGCGGTCTCGCGGGCGCTCGCCGCCTATGCCGACACGGTGCGGCCCATCCAGGCCGATCTTGTGGCTCTGAAGGCCGAGGCTGCCGCTTTCGTCAAGAAGGTCGGCGATTTCAAGCCGCACGATGTCACGACCGACGACATCTGGGTGAAGGTCAGCGCGGGCCCGATGGGCTTCATCGACCCTCCCAAAACGCACATCGACTCCTGGGATCAAGACCAGGGCCTCGTCGATACCAACAACTCTCTGATCCGGCGCGGAGCCGACCTCGCCGAGAAGTGGCTCGAGGCGCAGCGAACGTGCGCCAACGCGATCCTGGCCGCCGCCGGACACAGCGTCGCCGCGTCATCCGGTCAGGCGACGCCCGATCAGATCATGGCGCAGGCCGAGGCGATGATGCCCGGGGCCGGCGACAAAGACATCCAGACGCCGTGGGGCTCCACCTCGAGTCGCAAGGAGTCGTGCGGCGAGAAGGCGATGGGCTTCCCCGCGCACTTCGTCGGCGGTGTCTTCGAAGGCGCCTTCGGCATGGTCAAGGGAGTCAGCTCTCTCCTCACCGGCTGGGACGGCACCGGTGTCCCGTGGGAGTCCGAGCTCATCGCAGGATGGATCACGGGGCGCTCCGACCTCGCTTCAGACGCGTGGAGCCGCGCCGGCAAGGGCTACGCGGGTGCCTGGCTCGGCATGGCCCACCTCGGTGTCTCCCTCGTGCCGGGTGTCGACAGTGCCCTCCTCACTCTCGGCCAGACGCCTCTCGGCGGATTTCTCGGCAAAGACGTTCAGCAGGGCCTCACCGACTGGGCCCACGACGATCAGACCGCACTCCTCGACACGGTCGGCGGCCTCGTCGGGTTGAAGCTGCCCGACCAGTGGTGGGACGCCGAGTCGTGGGACGGCTTCAACATCGCCCAGGCCTGGGTCGACGATCCAGGCGGGGCCGCAGGATCGAGTGCGTTCAACATCGCGTCGTTCTTCGTGCCCGGCGCAGGCGAGGCGTCAGCGGGGGCGCACGCGGCCGAGGCTGCGGGGAGCGTGACCAAGGTCGGCGACCTGCTCGACGCCGCCGGTCACGCCGGGGCGTACACAGGAGACCTCGCTCACGGGCTGGATGCCGCCGAGCTCGCGTCCGTCGCCGACAAGGTCACTCTCACCGACGCGGCGCACGGCCTCGGTGATCTGCACCTCGGATCGCTCGACGCGTCCGTCGCCCACGAGTCGGCCGGCCTCGACGCGGCTCTGGCCAAGCTCGACACGACTAGTGCCGCCGACGCTGCCGGCGCCGCCGATGCTGCCGGCGCCGTCCGCGGTGTCTCGTCGGGTGCCGACCTGCCCGGCGTCCTCGCCCACGACGCTCCGCTGACCGGGCACGACCTCATCGATGGCGTCTTCACGAACACGGAGGCGCCGGCCGACATCGTCCCGCAGGCGGCTCACGCCGAGAGCGCAGGAACGTCCGCGGCCGACCACGCGGCGGTGCCCGAGCGCGAGTTCGTCTCCGTCGGCGCCGCCTCCGAGCACGCTGTCGTCGGCGAGCACGGCGCCGTCGGCGACCACGCTGTGTCTCCTGGCGACGTCACTCGAGGGCCGTCCGCCGAGCTCGGTCGTCCCGGCGAGGCCGGCGGGCTGAACAGCGGCGTCTCCCACGCTGACCTCGGTCACGGTGGCGCGTCGAGTGCGGGGGAGCATGCGATGCACCCGGGAGAGTCGGCTGGCGACGCCGCCTCCGGTTTCGGGCGGGGCGAGTCGGGCGGGACTCACGAGGGTGGGGCGCACGGTCCTGCTGAGGGTCCGGCGTTGGAGCCTCCCCCCGCGCAAGAGCCGTCGGAGCCTGCTCCCGCTCACGAACCGCCCGATGACACGCCGACGGCGCCGGCCGAGCCAGGGCACGATACCGGTTCCCACGAGCCGCCCGCTCACAACCCCGACTACGTCGAGGCTGCCCATCGTCTCGCGGAACGCACCCACACGAAGGTGGTCGAACTCGACTCCGGGACGAAGAGTGCTTGGAACTCCGACCTGTACCACTCGGCCGTCCAGCCCGAGACGACCTACAGCATCGACGGCGGTCGCTACCTCTTCCAGACCGACGAGCACGCTCGCGTCGTCCACGCGGAGGGTCACCTCGACACCATCGTCGATGCCGCCGACCGAGTTCGGCACGGCGGGCAGCAGCGTATCGCGGGAGGGGAGTACCGCCTGTCGACGGACGACGGCGGGCACTTCTTCGGTACTGTTTTCGGGGGCCCCGGCGAGGGGATCAACCTCACCGCGCAGCTTCGCGGCGTGAATCGCGGGGGTTTTCGGGCCCTCGAGCAGGACTGGATGAAGATTCTCGCGGAACCCGGTGGCCGAGTACATGTCGCGATTGATGCCCATTACGGTTCAGGACTTCGCCCGGAGGGCTACATGGTGAATCACAGAGTCCCAGGCGACGTGGAGTGGACAAAGGACTACTTCAGCAATTCTCCGCAGCCGTAA
- a CDS encoding DNA/RNA non-specific endonuclease, which produces MADRARHGGQQRIAGGEYRLSTDDGGHSFGTVFGGPGEGINLTAQLRGVNRGSFRALEQEWMNSLRDTGGEVHVTIDAEYAGGSRPLGYNVDFKLPNSPWLNRYFPNS; this is translated from the coding sequence GTGGCCGACCGGGCTCGCCACGGCGGGCAGCAGCGTATCGCGGGAGGGGAGTACCGCCTGTCGACGGACGACGGCGGGCACTCCTTCGGTACTGTTTTCGGGGGCCCCGGAGAGGGGATCAACCTCACCGCGCAGCTTCGCGGCGTGAATCGCGGGAGTTTTCGGGCGTTGGAGCAGGAATGGATGAACTCACTCCGGGACACCGGTGGAGAAGTCCACGTGACCATCGACGCCGAGTACGCGGGTGGCTCTCGCCCGTTGGGTTACAACGTGGACTTCAAGCTGCCCAATTCGCCCTGGCTCAACCGTTATTTTCCAAACTCCTGA